The genome window CATACCCTTTACGAACAGTGTCTAAAAAATGATGTTGAGTTTTTAAATGAATGGTTTGTGAAAGAGCTTTTAGTTGATAACGGAGAAGCAAAAGGTGTTGTTGCCATAGATATAAGAAGCGGAGAAGTTCATGTTATAAAAGCAAAAGCCATTATTTTTGCAACCGGTGGATATGCAAGGGTTTACTGGGTAAGAAACTCTAACGCTATCGGTTCAACAGGGGACGGGGTTGCCCTATGTTACAGGGCAGGTATTCCTATCAAAGATATGGAATTTGTCCAGTTCCACCCAACAGGATTAAGGTCAACAGGTATCCTTGTTACAGAAGGTGCAAGAGGTGAAGGTGGTTATCTGATAAACAATAAAGGCGAAAGATTTATGGAAAAATACGCCCCAAATAAAATGGAACTTGCCCCAAGGGATATGGTTGCAAGGGCTATTGAAACAGAAATTCTGGAAGGAAGAGGCTGGGGCGAAGGGATGATGGCCTATGTTCACCTTGACCTTAGACATCTTGGGGCTAAAAAGATTAAAGAAAGACTTCCACAGATTAGAATGCTGGCAATAGACTTTGAAGGAGTTGACCCTATAGAAGAACCAATTCCAGTTAGACCAACAGCCCACTACTCAATGGGTGGTATTCACGTTGAAGATTACGAAACTTCAATGACACCAGTTAAAGGTGTATTTGCTGTTGGTGAATGTGCCTGTGTTTCTGTTCACGGTGCAAACAGGCTCGGTGGAAATTCACTTCTTGATATTGTTGTATTTGGAAAACCTGCAGGTGCTGCTGCGGTAGAATATGCAAGAAATAAACCTGAGGATACATCTTATAACTACAAAGCTGAAGAAGAAAGGGCAAGAAGAGAAGTAGAAGAACTCCTCAAGAAAGAAGGAACAGAAAATATAAACGATATCAGAATGGAAATGGCACAAACAATGTGGGACAAAGTTGGTATCTTCAGAGAAGAAAAACCAATGCAAGAAGCTATTGAAAAAATAAAAGAGCTGAAAGAAAGATACAAAAATCTTGCTCCTGGAGATAGTGGAAAATTATTTAACACAGCCCTTATAAACTATCTTGAACTTGGATATCTCCTTGACCTTGCTGAAGTTATTGCAATCACAGCCGAAATGAGAAAAGAGTCAAGGGGTGCCCATGCAAGAAGAGACTATCCTGAAAGGGATGATGAAAACTTCCTGAAACACTCCCTTGCATATTACACAGAAGATGGTCCAAAAATTGAATACACAGAAGTAAAAATCACAAAATATCAACCACAGGAAAGAAAATACTAAAAATCTCATCCCCCTATTCGGGGGATTTTTTTTCTTTTATATATCTTTTCAATCCTTATCTATTTTTGAGATAATAATTCCAACAATCACTTTCAGAGGGACAGATATTGATATTTGATGAAAAATACGAAATTTTAGAAAACAGACATATTTCAGGAATTACGTATCTTCTCAGGATTAAAGCACCCCAGCTTAAAGACGCCCCTGCAGGCTCATTCGCTATGGTAAGAGCCACCTCAGATATCCAGTACGACCCTATGATGAGGAGGGCTTTTGCAATTGCAGATGTCCAGGGGGATGAAGTCCTCCTCTATTACGATGTCTATGGGAAAGGGACACAGGTGTTGACCCAGCTTAAAAAAGGTGAACAGGTTTCTGTCCTTGCACCCCTTGGAAAAAACTTTTTTCCGTATAACTATAATCATTACGTTATTGTCGGTGGTGGTATAGGCTTTGCCGGTTTATCTTTGTTTATGAAAAAACTCAGAAAAATGGGAAAAAGTTTTACAGCTATATATGGCGTCAGAAGAAAAGAGCAACTTTCAATGCTTGATTGGATTAAGGAAAACGGTTTTGAAGATGATGTAATCATATACACTGAAGACGGCTCTTATGGGGAAAAAGGCCTTGTGACAAGGGATTTGGATAAACTGATAAATGAAAAACCAGACACAGCCCTTGCAGTTTGTGGACCCAAAGGAATGATGAGAGCCGTTATGGATGTTGCCAGAAAGCACAATGCTCCTGCATATCTATCACTTGAAAGCAAAATGGCTTGCGGATTTGGAATATGTATAGGATGTGTAATTAAAGATACAGAAAAAGATAGTTATATAAGGGTCTGTTATGAGGGACCTGTTTTTGATGGCTATAAAATAAAGTTTTAACAGGAGAAAGATATGAGATATGAAATAACAAAAAGATTTAAATTTGAAGCCGGGCATAGAGTGTGGAAACAAAATCTTACGTCAGGTAAAGGTGCAAAATTAATGGGAAAAGAAATTCCCCCAAACCCATGCCTTAATATTCATGGTCATAGTTATAAAGTAGAAGTAACAGTTGGTTCAGACACTCTAAACGAACAGGAAATGGTCATAGATTTTTATCATATAAAGGCTGCTTTAAAAGACCTGATAGATAATCAGATAGACCACTCATTTATCATTGATAAGAATGACCCGTTATTCCCAACTTTTAAAGAACATTTTGGATTTTTAAAGTTGTTTGTTGTTGATTTCTGTCCAACGGCAGAAGCTATAGCCAGATTTATTTACAAATTCCTTGAGAAAAAACTTGAAGAGGCTGGTTTGCTGGAAGATATTAAAGTTGTATCCGTTACAGTCTGGGAAACAGAAACAGGCAAGGCTGTTTATAAAGAAATAGATAAATAGGGAGTTTATGATGGGTAAAATTATAATTGAAACGAATGACCATAAGGAAATAAGAATAAAAACTTCTTTAAACTCCAAACAGGTAGAAAATCTAATAAAAGAATTAAAAAATAAAGAACAGGCAGAAAAGGCCTTTAAAAAACTTAGAGGAATATTGAAAACAGGGAAATCGGCTGAAGAACTGATTGGAGAATTATATGAAGAAATATATGGTAGATAGTAATATTCTCATTGAATATTTTAAGGACACACCTGAAGCTGTAAAAATAATAGAAACAATAAGGAAAAAGAATACAAGCGAATATTACATAATAATAGACACTTTAGAAGAAATTTTATATATCCTTGTAAGACACTTGTCAGAAAAGTCCTATTGGGAACTCAAAAATAATCCTGAGATAGCTAAAGAATATTATGAAACACTTATCCCATTGATAGAAGCTATAATAAAGTCAACATTTAAGATTTTGCCGACAACACAGAAAACATTTAAAACATTTATGAAAATATGTAAAAAGTATGGATTGCTCCCAAAAGATGCCCTTTTGTTAACACTATGTATTGATAACAAAATTAACAACATCATAACTTTAGATACAGATTTCAAAAATTTAGATTTAAAGAAAATTAAAATTATATCTTCTGCAAAAGATATAAAGTAAGGAAACATAAATGGAACTGGCATCAATACTTATTGTGGTTTTAATAATGGCATCCGTAACAGCTCTTTACTTTGTAATCGGGTATAAATTTCTTAAGAAACACAGGAGAGGTAAGGATGGCAATAATTAAGCCTTACAAGGGAAAATATCCCAAAATACATCCTTCAGCCTTTATAGCCGAAAATGCAGTTATTATTGGAGATGTTGAGATAGGAGAAGACTGTTCAATCTGGTATAACGTGGTAATCAGAGGTGACGTTAACTATATCAGGATTGGAGATAGAACAAACATACAGGACGGAACAATAATCCATGTTGACCACAAAAAATATCCAACAATAATTGGAAAGGAAGTCACAGTAGGCCACAACGTTATGCTTCATGCCTGCACTATAGAAGACAGATGCTTGATAGGTATGTCTGCTACTGTGATGGATGGTGTGGTGGTAGGAAGGGAAAGTATAGTAGGAGCAGGGGCACTTGTTACCCCCGGCAAAAAAATAGAACCCCAATCCCTCTGGACGGGAGCACCTGCCAAGTTCAAAAGAAAACTCACAGAAGACGAATTAAAATGGCTTGAAAAATCCTATCAAAACTATATCATGTATAAAAATTCTTACCTAAATGAGTTATAATACTTTTCCCTAAAACTAAAAAAGAGGTTAGAAATGACAAAGGCTGATATAGTCAACTGGATAATAGAGAATAAAAATGTTACTTTGCCAAAGAAAGATATTTCAGATGTAGTGAATAGAGTTTTTGAGCTAATAGCCGATGAAATAGTTAACGGTGAGGATGAACATAAAATCCAAATCTCAGGATTTGGAACATTTATAGTTAAGAAAAGAGCACCTAAAATAGGTAGAAATCCAAAAACAAAAGAAGAAAAGTTGATACCTGAAAGACTTGGTGTATCATTTAAAATGGGTAAAAAACTCCAAAAGGCTTTAAACGGAGAAAAAGTCGGAGCGTAGCTCAGGCGGTAGAGCACTGGCATGGGGGGCCAGAGGTCGGCGGTTCGAGTCCGCTCGCTCCGACCATTTATCTATAGGGCAAAAATATAATGTATACAAATTTTCTGGAACAACTGATTTCTGAGTATTTCGAATACAACGGCTATTTTACAAAAAGTAATATAAAAATCAGAAAAAGAAATAGAGGGGGATACGACAGAGAAATAGATATTTTAGCCTATTGCCCAAAAAACGACTATCTTTATCATATAGAAACTTCCTTTGCTCTTGTTGGATGGGAGAGGGAGATAGGAATATTTAAGAAAAAATTTGATATAAAAATAGTAGAATATGCGGATATTTTAGGATTAAATCCAGAAAGAATAAAGATTTTTAAAAGGGCAATAATACTGGAAGTTCCTAAGAAAGATAGAAAAAATAAAAAAATAGAATTCCAATCTAAAACAGATGCCAAACTTTTGTCGATAGGAGAGTTTATGGACATAGTTAAGTATAAATTGCAAAAGTTTAAGCCTATCAATAAAGCTGTCCCGCAAAATCTTCCTTTATTAAGGGCTATTCCATTTGTATTACATTCGGAAAGTTTATAAAAATTTTTTTCTACAAAAAGGGGCATTTGCCCCTTTTAAGTTAAACAGCAATTCTTTTGTAAGCTTCTATTAATCTGCTTACTTCCTGACCTGTTAGTTCCTTCAGTTCCTTTTCTGTTCTTACCGTTTTGTTCAATATCTGCTTTGCCATTTTTGGAAACTCAACCTGTGTTTTCTTTGCCAGTGTTTTCAGATATTCAATCTGTTTTTCTGTTGGTTGTGTGGTTCTTGGTTCAGGGGCAGATAATTTAAATTCTCCAAGTTCAAGCTCACCTCTGTAAGCTTTATTGCCAATTGAATAAAGGGAAAGACATTTTCCTATAGCATCTGTGATAGCCCCTTTAATTGCATCTCCCGGAGTTACATTTTCACCACCACCAACCTGAACTTTCCTTATTCTGTCGTCTAAAATCCATAAGGAAACTTCTACCGTTGCCTGATAAATCTTTTCTTTGTTGCCGCTTTTTCTTACAACCTCTTTTTCCTCAAGAGAGATGAGTTTGTAGTCATATCCCCAAATTGTTGTTACACTGTTCAGGGCATCAATTAAAAATTGTGGGATATATCCTACAAGCTTTCTTCCCCTTGCTGGAACTTCCTGAACAGCCTTTTCCCCATATTTATCTAAAATCTCATTAACCCTCTTTGCAACCTCCTTAAGCTGTTTGTCTAATTTTTGTTTTTCTTCAGTGGAAAGTCTTTCCATAGAATAAATCCTCCTTTTGCAAGATTTTTCAATGACTTACAATTTATGAAATAGTTGTTTTTAAGCAAGTTTTTCCAAAATTAGTATAATTAGGTGAAAAATTTTTAAAACTGGAGAAAAGTTGAAAAGAATTTTTATCAGTGTTGGGGAAATATCAGGTGATAACTACGCAGCCCAGCTTATAAAACTGCTTCCTGAATTTGAGTGGATTGGTATCACAGGTCCTAAGATGCGTGATGCAGGATGTAAAACTGTTGAGAGATTAGAAAATATATCTGTTGTAGGTATTATGGAAGCCCTACCTAAATATTTCAAAATAAAACAGGCCTTTAAAAAAGCAGTTAAAGAGCTTGATAAGGGTGTTGACCTACTTGTTGTGGTAGATTTTCCCGGGTTTAATCTGAAACTCCTTGAAGAAGCAAAAAAAAGAAACATAAAAACAATTTATTTTATTGCCCCTCAGGTATGGGCATGGGGAAAAGGTAGAATTCCCAAGATAGCAAAATATACAGACCTGCTTATATCAATCTGGCCTTTTGAAGAAGAGATTTATAAACCCTATTTAAATGAAAATTTCAGACTTGAGTTTGTGGGGCATCCTCTTCTGGATATAGTCAAATCCGAAACCACAGAAGAAGAATTTAAAAAGACATTGGAAATTTCTTCAGATAAAAGGATATTTGGACTTCTGCCGGGAAGCAGAGAAAGTGAAGTAAAAACCCTTCTTCCTATAATGCTTCAGGCTGCACAGATAATCTTGAAAGAAAAACCGAATTTACATTTTGTTGTTCCTGTTACACCAAATATGGAAAATCTGGCAAGGGATATTGTATCCACATACAAAAATCTGCCGCTCAGTATAATTACCGGTAATCAGTTTAAAAATCCCTCTTACGAAGTTATGAAACATTCTGTTTTTTCTGTGATAGCCTCAGGAACTGCAACACTGGAAGCTGCAATTATAGGAAACCCATTTTTACTGGTTTATAAAGTATCTCCCATAACATTTTTTATTGGGAAAATGCTGGTTTCCATAAACTTTTTAGGTCTGCCTAATATTATTGCAGGTAGGGAAGTAATAAAAGAGCTGCTTCAGGAGGACTGTAATCCCAAGACTATAGCAATGTGGAGTTTAAAATACCTTGAAGATGAAGAGCTTTACAACAAAACCAGAACTGAACTAACAGAGGTAAAACAAAAATTAGGGCAGCCAGGAGCACTACAAAAAACAGCAGATATTATCAGACAGTTTATTGCTGCTGGGGAAAGTAGTAAAGCTGCCAGGTAATAACTCCTTTATCGCAGTCAAGTTTATCATCCATTTCGCAGTAGGTAAGTATTATCTGGCCTATAGTCATATCTTTGATTAATTTTCTTTCTGGAATATTCCCAATATAAGTGATGCAGCTATTTTCTCTTTCAACATCTACCAGCTTTACATCATAAAATCCCTGAATATATTTCCTTTCAGATAGAGTAAATCCAAGGGGACATTTTGAGCTGTCAATTTTAAGCACAAAATCACCAGGTAGACTTAGCATTTTAATCGGTTGCTTTTTAAAAAAGTAAAATTTCCCGTAATATACATCTTTACCAAGAATTATGACCTTATCGTTTTCAGAATAAAGAATTCCCTGAGCATAAACAAATCCAAAAATACCAAGCAAAATAATTAAAAATCTCATTTTAATCACCCCTTTTAATTAATATTATGCCTGTAATATTCTTGTGGAATACTTTTTATAAGTTCTACTGCTATTTTTTTAACCATATCTTGAATGGCTTGTTCCATAGGAATGCTATGGTCTACGGAAATTCCGCCTAAAACTCCACCATTTTTGAATGTTCTTTCGCCTAAAACAAGGTTCCACCAGTTCCATTTACCCTCGCCTTTTATGGATTTCAAAACCCTACCTGTTCTTACATCAACAAGACGGACTATTATCTGGATATAGCTTTCTTTATACTGGGCAATTCCACCTGTTATGTGAAGTCTATCTCCTTCTTTCCAGGGGATTAGAGCCGGAACAAAGAATTTAGTTTTTTCAGGTTCAACTGCTGTGATTACTCCAATGACCAGAATATCTGTCCCTTCCAGTAGTCCTGTGGGAATGGCTTTTCTTATGTCAATCATATTTGAGTGGAATAGAAGCAGTTCTTTTTTTATTTCCTCAAGGCCATATTCCCTTTCAAGAATTATAAATCTGTTTGTATGTAGCAGTTCATTTATAAGTAAATCCTGTGTAATACTGGCTATATTTCCAGTGCATTTTGTAGCTTTACATAGAACAACAGGAACAGCCAGTCTGACCTTCTGACCTTCGTATCTTATAAACTTTGTGGTATTTACATTACTTTTTATTCCAGAACATCCAGTAGTAAACAGAATAATAAATAAAACTAATGCCCTTTTAATCATAATCCCTCTAAATATCTATTTTCTTATAGTTATAATATTATTTTTCCTTCAGAAACAAAACAATGAAGAGGTGTTAATGGAATATAAATTTCTTGCTTCATACATTCTCATACTTATTGCTCTGTATTTTTCATACAGGGAAAAATTAGGACTTGAGAAAACTATACTGATAAATTCAATAAGGGCTTTGCTTCAATTGGCAACCCTTGGGTATTTACTGTTTTTTATTTTTAAACTAAAAAATCCGCTTGCCCTTACTATAATTCTTGTTTTTATGGTTATTTTTGCAGCATGGACAGGGCAGAGAAGAGTAAAACTTGCTGATAAAGGATTTTTGACGGCTTTTCAGGTCATATTCCTTGCTTCCTTTATTGTAATTTCCTCTTTGCTACTTATGGGCATTATAACTTTTGAACCAAATCAGATAATTCCTGTAGGTGGAATGGTAATAGGTAATTCTCTCAATGTCTATACCCTGGCTATTGATAGGATGAAAGGAGAAACAAAAAATACACTGGATATTATTGAAGGTATTGTTGCATTAGGTGGTAGTCTGAAGGAGGCATTTTATTTTGTTCGGAAAAAGTCTCTAAAGGCTGCTCTCATTCCTATTTTAAATTCTTTACAAACGGTAGGTATTATCCATATCCCTGGGATAACCACAGGTATGCTACTTGCAGGGGCTGACCCATTTGAAGCAGTATCTTATCAGCTTGCTATAATGTATATGATGGTTGCTGTGGCACTATTTACAGGACTATTTTCTATAAACTTTGGGTACAAAAAAATAATAAGGACGGTTACCGAAGGTTGATAGGATTTTTATATACATTTTTTTATATCTTGCTGCTGGTGCCTGTTTTGCCTGTTTATATTTTTCTGAATAGAAAAAAAGGATACACCTTTAATCTAAAAGAAAGGCTTGTTCTTTATTCTGATAAAGGGCAGAATAATCTGTGGTTTCATTGTGCCAGTGTTGGTGAGCTTAATGTTGCAAGGCCTTTGATAGAGTATTATAAGGATAGATATAACATTCTTATTACCGTGTTTTCTCCCCGCGGGATAGATTATGCAAAAAAGCAGTATCCTTATGCTACTGTAAGAACTTTGCCATTTGATATTCCTTTCTTGTTTAAAAAGTTTATAAAAATCAATAATCCTGTGGCAGTTATATCCATTGAGGGGGAATTCTGGTTTAATTTTGTAAATACAGCCCATAGGTTTATTCCGTTTATATCAGCCAATACCAGAATATCTGATAACTCTTATAAAAAGTATAAAAGATGGAGATTTTTTTATAAAAAAATATTTAACAGCATAGACTTATTCCTTGTCCGGTCAGATAAGGATTATCAATATCTAAAAGACTTTGTTGATAATCCTGAAAAAATTATTTTATGTGGAGATTTAAAGTTTATTTCCTCAAAAAGCAAAAAAGATATAAAATTTCACAAAAAAGGAAAAATCCTGATAGCCGGCAGCACCCATGCTCCAGAGGAAAAAATATTTCTTCAGGTTTTTAAAAAACTAAAAGAGAAATATCCAGACCTTCATCTAATCATAGCCCCAAGACATCTGGAAAGAATAGAAGAAGTAAAAAAACTTATTGAAAATTCAGGTTTCAGTTATCAGCTAAGGTCTAAGTCTGATATTATGGAAAAAGATATTTATCTTATTGATACTATAGGGGAGCTTTCTGGATTTTATAAATATGCTGATGTTGTTTTTATTGGTGGGACTATAGCTAATATCGGCGGGCATAATGTTCTTGAGGCGGCTTTAGAAAATAAACCGGTGGTTATAGGAAAGCATTATCACAAAATAGATGATATAGTAAAACAGCTTAAAGAAAAGATTGTTTTTGTGGCAGAGGACGAAAAGAAATTGGAAGATATTATTTCCAGCCTGCTAAACAAGGGAATTGAAAATATAGATTTATATGAAGAGATAGACAGAATTTTCAGGTGCTATGTTCAAAATATAAACAGAGTTTTAGGTGGGAAGAATGGATGAGGTAAAACTTGCCCAGCATTTTTATCAGATGGAAATGAATGATTTTTATACATATATGGAAATCAGTAAAGTTATCAAAAAGCAGGATATAAGAGAAAAAATACAAAAAATTGCCTTGATGGAGAAAAAACATGCTCAGTTCTGGGCTGATTTTCTAAAAAAAAGAAATGCAACTATTCCAGAAGTTTCTGTAAACAAATTTAAACTACTATTTATAAAATTTTTATCAAAATTTATAA of Persephonella sp. IF05-L8 contains these proteins:
- the sdhA gene encoding succinate dehydrogenase flavoprotein subunit, coding for MLNYDVLIVGAGGGGLMAALEASKAKDVKVGVVTKVYPTRSHTGAAQGGINAALANVDPSDSPEVHTFDTVKGSDYLGDQDAIEFMCTEAPKRIYELEHLGVPFSRLPDGRIAQRPFGGAGFPRTCYAADKTGHVILHTLYEQCLKNDVEFLNEWFVKELLVDNGEAKGVVAIDIRSGEVHVIKAKAIIFATGGYARVYWVRNSNAIGSTGDGVALCYRAGIPIKDMEFVQFHPTGLRSTGILVTEGARGEGGYLINNKGERFMEKYAPNKMELAPRDMVARAIETEILEGRGWGEGMMAYVHLDLRHLGAKKIKERLPQIRMLAIDFEGVDPIEEPIPVRPTAHYSMGGIHVEDYETSMTPVKGVFAVGECACVSVHGANRLGGNSLLDIVVFGKPAGAAAVEYARNKPEDTSYNYKAEEERARREVEELLKKEGTENINDIRMEMAQTMWDKVGIFREEKPMQEAIEKIKELKERYKNLAPGDSGKLFNTALINYLELGYLLDLAEVIAITAEMRKESRGAHARRDYPERDDENFLKHSLAYYTEDGPKIEYTEVKITKYQPQERKY
- a CDS encoding dihydroorotate dehydrogenase electron transfer subunit gives rise to the protein MIFDEKYEILENRHISGITYLLRIKAPQLKDAPAGSFAMVRATSDIQYDPMMRRAFAIADVQGDEVLLYYDVYGKGTQVLTQLKKGEQVSVLAPLGKNFFPYNYNHYVIVGGGIGFAGLSLFMKKLRKMGKSFTAIYGVRRKEQLSMLDWIKENGFEDDVIIYTEDGSYGEKGLVTRDLDKLINEKPDTALAVCGPKGMMRAVMDVARKHNAPAYLSLESKMACGFGICIGCVIKDTEKDSYIRVCYEGPVFDGYKIKF
- a CDS encoding 6-carboxytetrahydropterin synthase, with protein sequence MRYEITKRFKFEAGHRVWKQNLTSGKGAKLMGKEIPPNPCLNIHGHSYKVEVTVGSDTLNEQEMVIDFYHIKAALKDLIDNQIDHSFIIDKNDPLFPTFKEHFGFLKLFVVDFCPTAEAIARFIYKFLEKKLEEAGLLEDIKVVSVTVWETETGKAVYKEIDK
- a CDS encoding PIN domain-containing protein, with amino-acid sequence MENYMKKYMVDSNILIEYFKDTPEAVKIIETIRKKNTSEYYIIIDTLEEILYILVRHLSEKSYWELKNNPEIAKEYYETLIPLIEAIIKSTFKILPTTQKTFKTFMKICKKYGLLPKDALLLTLCIDNKINNIITLDTDFKNLDLKKIKIISSAKDIK
- a CDS encoding gamma carbonic anhydrase family protein; this encodes MAIIKPYKGKYPKIHPSAFIAENAVIIGDVEIGEDCSIWYNVVIRGDVNYIRIGDRTNIQDGTIIHVDHKKYPTIIGKEVTVGHNVMLHACTIEDRCLIGMSATVMDGVVVGRESIVGAGALVTPGKKIEPQSLWTGAPAKFKRKLTEDELKWLEKSYQNYIMYKNSYLNEL
- a CDS encoding HU family DNA-binding protein is translated as MTKADIVNWIIENKNVTLPKKDISDVVNRVFELIADEIVNGEDEHKIQISGFGTFIVKKRAPKIGRNPKTKEEKLIPERLGVSFKMGKKLQKALNGEKVGA
- a CDS encoding Rad52/Rad22 family DNA repair protein produces the protein MERLSTEEKQKLDKQLKEVAKRVNEILDKYGEKAVQEVPARGRKLVGYIPQFLIDALNSVTTIWGYDYKLISLEEKEVVRKSGNKEKIYQATVEVSLWILDDRIRKVQVGGGENVTPGDAIKGAITDAIGKCLSLYSIGNKAYRGELELGEFKLSAPEPRTTQPTEKQIEYLKTLAKKTQVEFPKMAKQILNKTVRTEKELKELTGQEVSRLIEAYKRIAV
- the lpxB gene encoding lipid-A-disaccharide synthase, which produces MKRIFISVGEISGDNYAAQLIKLLPEFEWIGITGPKMRDAGCKTVERLENISVVGIMEALPKYFKIKQAFKKAVKELDKGVDLLVVVDFPGFNLKLLEEAKKRNIKTIYFIAPQVWAWGKGRIPKIAKYTDLLISIWPFEEEIYKPYLNENFRLEFVGHPLLDIVKSETTEEEFKKTLEISSDKRIFGLLPGSRESEVKTLLPIMLQAAQIILKEKPNLHFVVPVTPNMENLARDIVSTYKNLPLSIITGNQFKNPSYEVMKHSVFSVIASGTATLEAAIIGNPFLLVYKVSPITFFIGKMLVSINFLGLPNIIAGREVIKELLQEDCNPKTIAMWSLKYLEDEELYNKTRTELTEVKQKLGQPGALQKTADIIRQFIAAGESSKAAR
- a CDS encoding CsgG/HfaB family protein, whose protein sequence is MIKRALVLFIILFTTGCSGIKSNVNTTKFIRYEGQKVRLAVPVVLCKATKCTGNIASITQDLLINELLHTNRFIILEREYGLEEIKKELLLFHSNMIDIRKAIPTGLLEGTDILVIGVITAVEPEKTKFFVPALIPWKEGDRLHITGGIAQYKESYIQIIVRLVDVRTGRVLKSIKGEGKWNWWNLVLGERTFKNGGVLGGISVDHSIPMEQAIQDMVKKIAVELIKSIPQEYYRHNIN
- the fetB gene encoding iron export ABC transporter permease subunit FetB, translating into MEYKFLASYILILIALYFSYREKLGLEKTILINSIRALLQLATLGYLLFFIFKLKNPLALTIILVFMVIFAAWTGQRRVKLADKGFLTAFQVIFLASFIVISSLLLMGIITFEPNQIIPVGGMVIGNSLNVYTLAIDRMKGETKNTLDIIEGIVALGGSLKEAFYFVRKKSLKAALIPILNSLQTVGIIHIPGITTGMLLAGADPFEAVSYQLAIMYMMVAVALFTGLFSINFGYKKIIRTVTEG
- a CDS encoding glycosyltransferase N-terminal domain-containing protein; the encoded protein is MIGFLYTFFYILLLVPVLPVYIFLNRKKGYTFNLKERLVLYSDKGQNNLWFHCASVGELNVARPLIEYYKDRYNILITVFSPRGIDYAKKQYPYATVRTLPFDIPFLFKKFIKINNPVAVISIEGEFWFNFVNTAHRFIPFISANTRISDNSYKKYKRWRFFYKKIFNSIDLFLVRSDKDYQYLKDFVDNPEKIILCGDLKFISSKSKKDIKFHKKGKILIAGSTHAPEEKIFLQVFKKLKEKYPDLHLIIAPRHLERIEEVKKLIENSGFSYQLRSKSDIMEKDIYLIDTIGELSGFYKYADVVFIGGTIANIGGHNVLEAALENKPVVIGKHYHKIDDIVKQLKEKIVFVAEDEKKLEDIISSLLNKGIENIDLYEEIDRIFRCYVQNINRVLGGKNG